The DNA window GTTGCATGTCGGGTTGGTGAAATACTGTCGAAATCGCGGCGAAGTGGCGGTACGTACCGAGTAAGATGAATCCCGCATATTTGGCAACCAAATGGGGTGTAAGAGGACCTTGCTTCTAGGCGAATAACCCATGGTTCGGGGAGTTTTTCCTAGGTGTGCCGGAAACACAGTGGCTGTCGGAAATAAATCCTGCTGTGGAGACGACCGACGAGGAATTACGACCATGTCTGGTACACAGTGAAGTGATTTTGAAGTCCGTCATCAATTGGGAACGTTTTTCCAACTGGACACGACTACTGGGAGCGGTTGCGTATGTTCTCCGATATCGGAAGATCTTGCAACTGTCACCATACATGGACGACGCTGGAATTATCCGTTCAGATTCCAGGATCCTCGAAGCCTTATTCGCGGCTTACGATACCCGATTTCCGATAATACTACCTAAGGAGCATGTAGTCACCCGTATGCTGCTGGAGTGGTATCACAGGACATTCCTGCATGTTAATGGGGAGACTGTCGTCAATGAGGTGAGGCAGCGCTTCTATGTGTCTACGCTGCGCACGATAGTACGGCAGATAGCGAGGGAGTGTGTGATGTACAAAGCAAACAAGGCAGTTCCGGTGATCCCACGCATAGCGCCGCTTCCGGTGGCCAGAGTGAAGGCCTTCGAACGTACGTTTTCCTACGTAAGAATTGACTACTTCGGACCAATCGCTGTTCGAGTCAACCGCAGCACTGCGAAGAGATGGATCGCATTGTTCACGTGTCTCACAACCCGTGCAATTCACCTTGAGGTTGTACACACGCTGACGACCGAATCCTGCAAGCAAGCAATACGACGATTTGTCGGACGCAGAGGGTCCCCGGCGGAAATACGCAGCGATCAAGGAACGAACTTCGTTGAGGCAAACAACGAGCTGCGCAAGGAGATGATCGCCATAGACGGACAGCTTGCAGAATCCTTCACCAATACGAACACTCGGTGGATATTCAACCCACCTGCGGCGCCGGACATGGCAGGTGCTTGGGAACGGTTGGTGAGGTCAGTCAAAGTATCTCTGGCGGCGATGTATACGTCCAGAATTCCGAACGAGGAGACACTGGCTACTCTTGTGATCGAAGCGAAAGCGTCGTCAACTCCAGACCGTTAACTTTCATTCCCCTCGAGGCGGAGCAGATAGAGGCGTTGACACCGAACCATTTTCTCTTGCCGAGTTCCCGTGGAGTGGTACAGCCGCCGAAGGAGCAAGCGGAGTCGACGATGGTTTGCAGAGGAAATTGGAAGCTTTGCCAAGCTATGTTGAACCAGTCTTGGCGGAGATGGGTACGAGAGTATCTCCCAACTATTGCTCGCAGAACAAAGTGGTTCGAAGAGACGAAACCGATTGAAGTTGGAGACTTGGTAGTCATCGTTGAAGAGAAAATTCGCAATGGTTGGGTTCGGGTCGTTCAAGTCATGAAAGGAAGTGATGGAAGAATACGTGATGCGATGATTCAGACTGCCGACGGAATCAAACGGCGACCGGTGGCCAAACTGGCGAGACAGGATGTAGATGGAGGTAAGACTGGAGCGGGCTCACCTGACCAACCTTACGGGTCGGGGAATGTTACGGAGGATCGCACCAGTCCCTCGAGTACCCCCCGGTTGCAGGAGAGCGCGGCGCGTCGAGTGCAGGACTGACACAAGCTCTCGGACGGATTTTGACGGTAGTGTGGAAAGGAGAATTGTCAAAAGAAGTTTGACAGACTGATACTTTTGCGTTGATTTGTGGAGTACGTACGAGTaattaatttgaataatttgagtGAATTAAAATTGTAGAACAACACGGAGTTCACATTCGCCAGCAAGGCTGGGATAAATAGTATAAGCAAGAAGTATTGTGAGTAGAAAAACTATTAATTTGAACTTATAATTACAGTTGTGTGTTTAGGTCAGATTGCTGACAGTGGGAAGATTGGAGTAAAAGTGAATTAGGATGACCAATGTGAGTGAACTGAACACAAaaccaaacaaataaattaatcgATACATTTAGCTTTTAGCGTAACATCCAGAACAACGGTGTATTGCTGAAGAGACACCGAAAATTCCCCCAACAAACGTACTGTAAttctcgcggatagacaatgttcttggTTTGACCATCTGGAGCATAATTATATAAATTGGTCGGTTTTCCTACACACAGTAGTTTGAAATAGTATCGTTCGAATTTGTGGTAGcagtacatctgctcctttatattttctagtcaTAATAGTCGCTTAAGGCCCCCGTCGAgcaatccgccatttttcgGATTTCTTtgcggttttttattttattttcaaagaaaatgacaaaatatgaaaaaaagaaaaaacatcacgacctagataattatttttactatgaattggccgaaaaggaaaattcaaaattttccaactcggAAAACAGTGTGCTTTTTCTGGCTGAAAAATCACACtttttgcaatcatgtgtttaaaattttgatttttccactACACCAtagctaaacaatttttctaggacgtgattttctccgattttccatattttccgcttttaattgaaaaatttccattttactaAAAGAAGTTTTTCCACCCGCACAGGTACaactaaagtaaaatttgtatgcATAGGTGCGCAAAAGTGGAGCAATATTTTTAACCTGTTTCTACGATAGTCCCTACAAAACTACCCAAGTGTAGCATATGTACGGATTCGTCAGAAACCAAGGAATCTGATGGTacaaaaaatcgttttggaaAACATCATAAcggcgtttttcaattttcctcgcgatacgccgtgtaccgtcgcacgcgaagcagcgtggaaagatacgaaaagaaaaacaagtgtacTAAAAGTTATCCCTGGGTTGGCGTGCTACGAAAGttcgaaatatcgaaagcttttagcacaactgtttttgagtaattctgaatgaagaaatagttgaaaacgatttcaaataaatttcttcattgaAACTTGATGATTTTCGAAGCTCTTGGGAGATCTACTTTTTATGATTTTACGAGACTGAAACAAACCGCGatgctattttatctttatacgccAAACAATGGAAAAACATTTCTATGTTATCAAATGAATTTGTATgttgatatttgatgattttgacggttttgtgttgaattgataacaaatatttaaaaacatctttggctctattccaaacaataattgaggcttgccaaattgaaaattatttggatgtTCCAACATTTATCACATGCCACAATTTTTGGTAagattggttttatttttcagaaaccgatttccacacagcattgatgaaaacctgatgaaaattttaattgttgaagcaaatattttcgacactCAAATTTCAACGAACGTATTTTTTGGTTCTCTATAATTAATTTCCATATTGGACATTTTTGAACACAGATATGTTTTCGTGTTTTCAGAAATGCAAGAAATCTTAGCAAAGTTTCCTCAGATTCTCATGGAATAATTATTATACTGCTACTTGAATTTACAAAAAATTAGGTGACACAATTTGCGGGAttgtgcataaaaataatatatttcttttgataatatttctttttcttttgttttattgagattcaagagtaggtatcacgaaaatcacgctgaaagcaacaacttatttttttgtgtccatagcgttattacgccatgaaaatttgagtttttcagaAAGTATATTTGATAATGGCCGTATCGTATATCATTTAGGAATCAATCAATAGTCCCGACCAGGAGGATTGAAAATACATAacttgataatattttatcaCTTTATTGAATATTAAAGTTCATTGAAATTAGGAAATAATGATTAGATCAATTTTCGAGAACTGATTTtttccgttgaatttttgaaaaaaaaaattatttggccTTCTCTAATCAATTTACTTACTAAACTTCCATTGACTTATAACGATTTATAGAAAAGATACGATTAATCGTGTATTGCAAATGATATGCGTGCCATAAAACCATTCTCGCTGATTACGTCTAAAAGATTtactgaatggatttgtttAAATATTCCAACGATAgaatacacaaatctgtcacgCAATTTTACATTGTTCCGGGTCATATTTTCAACTACTAATGTGCCGAATCCCGGATATGCCAAAAAATATCCACATGGCTCCCTGCAGATCACCTGACAAAGGATCTCAAATCCAAATCGATCACtttcaaatcaacagaaaatgcTTCAGTAGTTATATTGGCTAGGAAGATTGTGCTACTAGGAGTACATCCAGCAATTGGCGGTAGCACTACTGACAGAAAAATATGTACTGACTTGGTTAATTTTAGGCTCTTCGAGGAATTATCTTTTTTCTGAATAGCGCAATTAATTTTTTatcgaatttttttacaatttctaattattttttataattccacaaatgataaaaaagttctccAAGGTTGTCTACATACTGAATGTTGATACAGTCGGGTCATCTACTACTATGCTGATTCCTTCTACGTGGATTCGTATTGTGCGGTACCCACGTAATAGAAATCacttagcttatgggatttcgactaattggggctcgaATATTTCGTCTGAGTTAACATTTAGCGCAATACtttatttggcaaagttgttttgTGCTTACttagacctacaatttagagCAAGTGGATATTCACTTAATTGATAACAGCAGCGCTAGGGGTGCTATACaagagagtaaataaatcgaacctcTCGTAAACGCGACTATCATTGAATAAGTTTAACGTGAGCGTATCAGCTTTGAGCACAATGTGGAAGCGGATACTGAGTAGGTGCATTTGCCTACGGGTCCGCCACCCCCCTTATTGGCCCTTTATACAGCGGTATGCTGAACGCAGAATGGTAACGAAATTTGAGCGTACTGTTTAGTGGAGCCGCATGCAGAGCAAGACTCAAGCTAGGATTGTGGCTAcctacatacatagatacaaaaacaaatctttcaataaaaatcaatttgatagtcctcccaaatttttctaaccACACCACCCTTGTTCGTGgatacacatatatatatatatatatatatatatatatatatatatatatatatatatatatatatatatatatatatatatatatatatatatatatatatatatatatatatatatatatatatatatatatatatatatatatatatatatatatatatatatatatatatatatatatatatatatatatatatatatatatatatatatattatatataaaagtcgatgtttgtatgtatatgatttatggactcccaaacggcttaaccgattaccGTAAGAATTTGTAAATAGTAGGCGTTTGCTATGGGGCGTGTttatgtgctattggttggggattatctgcccgacagatggcgcttcggaacaaattgtgttttactcctatttcgttaaaagtcgcagcaacgcgcgacgggTTGATACtagtctatatataaaaatcaatatttgtatgtatatttttaccatttttttattaaccatttttgttaacgacctactgagtcaatttgtcaacagttgttacggcatttaattagtaagggactggaaggtgaagtatatttttcaatatttacagccatagtactcaagggagagcaaggagttgaagggaaaaagtttcgaaaagcgtggaaggatcatatatgcaagcttagagctcaccggcgacttaactttttgtctgctaccgtaggagtcagggtcttttggcattagaaatgcgaatcacctgagtctacagcatgtccggacaagcttaaagtaacttgttacttcatgctgtcggaaccgacagtgttatatatatatatatatatatatatatatatatatatatatatatatatatatatatatatatatatatatatatatatatatatatatatatatatatatatatatatatatatatatatatatatatatatatatatatatatatatatatatatatatatatatatatatatacaaactCTTCGTCAGCGATTTTCTAGATTTATTAATCAATCTTTTAACCACATTTGACTTTTTTACCGTTTTTGGAATTATTGTATGACCACTATTTGTGTATATGACTTGAATGTTAGTAATAAGTTTATTATTAAGACCAACACAATTGGGGCTTTGGTATGCCTGTTAGTGTATAAGACTAATAAAGACTGAATTGTACCCATCGcgtgttgctgcgactttcgacgaaataggaggaaaacaacATTTGTTCagagcgccatctggcgggcagataatacccaaccaatagcacacaaacacgtttcataacaaatgcctactatgtacaaattttaacaacaatcggttaagccgtttgggagtctataaatcatatacatacaaactttgacttttatatatatactagctaatacccatcgcgcgttgctgcgactttcaacgaaataggagaaaaacacaatttgttccgaaacgCCATCTAGCGGGCAGATAattcccaaccaatagcacataaacacgctccataacgaATGCCTTCTATGTGCAAATTTTGACGGTAATCGGCtcagccgtttgggagtccataaatcatatacatacaaacattgacttttatatatatactagctaatacccatcgcgcgttgctgcgacactctgcgaaataggaggaaaacacaatttgttccaaagcgccatctggcggaaaataatctccaactaatagcatacaaacacgccccataccaaatacctactgtgtgcaaatttttacggaaatcggttaagccgtttgggagtctataaatcatatacatacaaactttgacttttatatatatagatatatatatatatagatagaagATATATTGTATTATACTATATTgcattatattgtattatattacattatattatgttatattGTATATTGATCAACATATATTGACATTATATGCATATGATTTACGGGGTGAGGAGGGTGCATCAGGGCATCATTGAAGTTACAACTGGGCAATGAAGTGGAAGGCCAATCGGAGTCAAGGAGGAAAAATGTCCGTTGTTTGCGACAGATAAATTTCTCTCCAAcagttgtaaacaatttgacGCGCTCTTCTACAACAGACCATCTCGTGAAAAGTTTGACAAGTATTGCAAAATTCGATATTCAATCTGCTGGATCTTATtgttggaaggagattctttgATGCCAGCGGATACTGAGTAGGTGCATTTGCCTACGGGTCCGCCACCCCCCTTTTTGGCCCTTTATACAGCGGTATGCTGAACGCAGAATGGTAACGAAATTTGAGCGTACTGTTTAGTGGAGCCGCATGCAGAGCAAGACTCAAGCTAGGATGGTGGCTAcctacatacatagatacaaaAACAAgtctttcaataaaaatcaatttgatagccctcccaaatttttctaaccACACCACCCTTGTACGTGGATACAATTTTGAGATATTGAAAtactacgctcactagcgccgccttaagggtgatatccaatttaatcattacatcATTAAATAGTCCTTGTCGTACTCAGAAATtttacagaaaacgtcatttttctaaattaataaactttacCTAACATGAATTGGAAGTGTTATTATCTATTCGCCGTCGGGTAGCACTCAACtcgctgatgaatattgccgaagacatcacacttctaaataatgttctcgagattcagaaattgcaaaataatacaTCCTCATGCCTGGTCTATGTATTTGAATTAGttttgtccataatcgcgtagctCTTAACCTTCTCTAAAAATTTTCCGAGAACTCCATTATTAGACGTTTGCGCCATATTATATTCCACATTGTGCTCAAAGCTGGTACGCTCACGTTAAACTTATTCAATGATAGTCGCGTTTACGAgaggttcgatttatttactctcttGTATAGCACCCCTGGCGCTGCAGTTATCAATTAAGTGAATATCCACTTGctctaaattgtaggtctaaGGGCCCTGACAGAGTGCGAGCGGAACGCGAAGCGATGCTGAAAGCGGGCAATCGCGCGTGCACGCGCGTTGTACCTCTGCAGCCGCTCCTTTATGTAAACCGCGGGAATACGTCAGACTGAGAGCGAGGTGACGCGATGCGATGTGCGATTTTCAACGCGGAACGCGACAAGTCAGTACAAGCAGTGTTTTCTCGCGCGTCTGTTCagtatttttgtaaacaaaaattGATGTCAATTGTGAAATCATAAAAAGATAAGTATTTTCATGATCACAATACAGTTGAAATATATTCTCTATACGTTTTATTAATATAGGCCGGCACCTTTCAAAACAGACATCGTTCAGAAAACTACATTGTTTAACAGCAATTAGCGATGCCATTTGATAATAATTTGCAGTTTCAGAGATAAATGTTTATGTATCTAAGAAATACGAAGTAAATCTGCCTGTTCTATCGCCACTAGAACCTTTATGTCTATAGACCGAGGAGGATAGGAAAGTTGAaacatatgattttttaaatcgatGACTGAAATACTCTTGTTCGATTAACGGATTACTGTTTCTTTTAATATTGCCTTTCTTAATGTAATAAATCGAAATATTTGTTCAGCATCTCTCTTTCATTACTATGAGTCTGGCTGATAAAGTAAACAGTAAAAGATGAAGAAATGGGAAGCGAAATAATTCATATTCGTCTCAAAAAATACATGttctgaaaaagtttttttgaatgGAGTGTTTAAATACATTCTTTAAATAAATCTAATTGACTACTACACAAGATTTTGAGCATTTTTCTTGCTTCAAAGGATTATAAAAAACAAGCCATTTGGAAATCGTTGATCTCTTTTTGTTCCTTTTCCGAGGCCCTAAGGGCCATGGCTCATATGCCAATCGAATCTGCTCGAAAAATTGGGACAATATCTATATGTGTGAGTGTTACTTTGTGGGAGGACTCCAATCGGATATTCCCCGGCGGAAAATTACCCCATGCCgtttcgtgagccatttagcttttGTTTCATTTAGCTCCTCTCCCTGCTTTGTCATAATATGCTCGGatagttcccggcggtggacTTTACCTACTTAATGGGCCAATCGGTAAATACCGAGGTTTGTCCGATGTGCCCGGGTAGAACGTGGTTTCCAATTTACTGGCTCTTCGGTAACCCGGCTGTTCGAAGCAActtactcgatctagtccccggtgcTGAATCTAGTCTACTCAACACCGACAGGTAAAGTGCACTTATTCGAACTGTCAGCTGTGCTCACTAGTTCGCTGATCTCTTTGCATTCTCTATGCAGCTCCATTAGTTTCTACTCGACTATTCTACGACGGCATTGCACATCCTTTATTTACACCCCCGGGCAATAGGGTGAAGGCACGTGACCAAagcgatgaagatacttcctgaagcagctGTGACCTGATAGGAACTACGATAAATAAaagtcatctctccgtgcttgcTGTTTGCCGACAAAAACAAATTCGGGATTAGTCGGCGGATTCATCTTCCGTCATCCGCGTTATTCCAATCATGTTGCTACTGGGCCATCGAGTTAATTCTTGCCATCATCCTCATACCTCGCGTACCCCTCTTTTGATAAGATTCGATATCCTTGGCTAGAGTAATACCGATACGGGATCATCATACTGTCTGGATTGTTTACGCACTTCGTGAAGTTCGTCACCCTGTTCATTATAACCTTTTCCAAGATCTTCCCGAGGATTTACAACCGGCATATGGGGTTGTATGGTGCTTCATCCCCTGGAGATTTCTCTGGTTTGGACAGTACCATCAGTTTTTGGAATAACCACCTGTTTGAGAAACAGCCTTCTTCCGGCCATTTCGTTATCACCGTCCTGAACATGCACGGGAACACCAAGATTTTTCTGTCACCTTGGGGTCACTACCAACCCAAGACGGcgaatcgaaagcagaaaacgCTGGAAATATACAGGTCCCCAATGTGGAGTTACTGGTAGTGTCTAATAGTGAGGAATTCTCTTAGTCTGAAAAGAATCCCCCAGCACTCTGATTTGCTCACCTTTTACTCGCGTTTGAGAGAGTTTCTCATTACACGGTACATTACATTTCGTGCCTTTCTTTATGTTTCGGTTCTGTTTCTTTGAATGGCTTTAAggttcaaatgaaaaaaaaactttttgaagctcaaaaagcggccatctttaaaaacgaaaaaatcagttttttctcACATTGTTGGAAAAATTTGTCTCCAGTTTCCTAGGCATTCACGTTTCCGTCAGCTTGTACGCATCCATGTTCGAAGCACCGCTGTCTATGCGAAGAGCGTCGACGTATATATtcattttttaccttttattcaatgatttaattcatttgattcaattaattaatttaatttgctAAATTCATTTagatcatttaatttatttaattattttaattaatgttattattactaattattttattaaataacTTATGGCGCttcattcagttttttttttcattttattcatttcattcattccgttcattccattcattccccTCATTCtcttcattccattcatttcattcattccattTGTTCCATTCATTCCATCCATTCCcttcatttcatttatatcattcatatcattcgattcattcattCCCTTCATGCCCTTCATtcccttcatttccttcatttccctCATTCCCTTCATTCccttcattccattcattccctTCATtcccttcatttccttcatttccttcagtCCCTTCATTCCCTTCATTCCCATCATTCCCTTCATTCCCTTCTTTCCTTTCATTCCCTTCATTTCATTCGtctcattcgtttcattcgttgcattcgtttaattcattaaattcatttaattcatttcattcatttcatccattcaattcatttaattaatttaattaatttaattaatttaattaatttaattaatttaattaatttaattaatttaattaatttaattaatttaattaatttaattaatttaattaatttaaataatttaattaatttaattaatttaattaatttaattagtttaattcatttgattcattgaattcatttaatgcatttaattcattttattcatttaattcatttctttcattttatttacatcatacattttgttcattttgtttgcTGATTAGGGTCAGTGAGTAATGCTTTATCAAATTGTTGAATTGGGACTGCTCAGTGCTATGGGCGGTGGTCATGCTACAATAGGTGGTAGTAACACTCCtaataatgaaaataatttatGGAACACATAATGTGTGATGTGACATTATGTGTTCCataaattattttcattattaTGACAATTATTTCtcaattatattcaaaacgcgttcctaatatatatatatatatatatatatatatatatatatatatatatatatatatatatatatatatatatatatatatatatatatatatatatatatatatatatatatatatatatatatatatatatatatatatatatatatatatatatatatatatatatatatatatatatatatatatatatatatatatatatatatatatatatatatatatatatatatatatatatatatatatatatatatatatatattaaataCTATAATCAATACATCAACCTGCCATTGTGAGTGCAGCGATTCATCTTTGACTATGTAATAtgcattagggtggggcaaaatgatcgttttttcagcacagcacttttttgattctttttggggtcccaaacaactgtgcaaaatttggggtcgattggtgttgacccggcgcacagtggcgggtcttcaaacaaaagtcggacaaaacctcaaatgtttcctaaattggctgaaaatcacaatttaagctaattttgaggtgctgagctcatttttgatgtcaaaagtcgtaaaatattaaatgaatttttccatacagtgtcattgaacctttcttataactatgatcccgttttcatgatagattttccgttactgttcaccaatgtcagcaatatcataaaaaatgaagaacactactttaaatccattgtataacgtgttggtttactgtagattgtctaactattttacacaaaacgccatacgcctccatatcagcaacaaagcttcaaaatctccttaaaactttttgcgcacctaggcgcagaacgagaccatgatattcgaaaagtagaggttatttcccataggatgtatactatgtgaccattccgaaatgattccgaaatttgtacagaatacattagtgaaaaaagtatttttgatctgaccatctaaaacatatttaaactaaaaagtcatagttccaagcaaaattTACCAGAAGTATTTTGTTTACTAACCAAgctctttcgttcctctacacaatgaaactagttgtgctaaaatcggaccaaaatcaaaagaacaacatgcatttgaactgaacagagcaatggtggtttcggaaatgaaaatcattaaaaagttcggactttgctacgtttaaactcatgttaaaaatcttgttcttatccaatgatcataaaattttgaatatatatcattcaatgtatgagaaatttaggaaaaatataaaatatcaatatttcaaaaataaatttttgaggttttggccagcctccagccactgtgcggcgtagcgcattgcgtttgaaatttgtatggagattagtatgggaaaacctacatttttgcattttaaaatcTACATACTACAATTCTCCCTGTAGTATGCTA is part of the Topomyia yanbarensis strain Yona2022 chromosome 1, ASM3024719v1, whole genome shotgun sequence genome and encodes:
- the LOC131675927 gene encoding uncharacterized protein LOC131675927, with the protein product MDKNYSMERVLGMNWKPEEDILTFSTTLAIETNRPTKRQALQVVMSPFDPAGLLCLFLVHGKILIQEVWRAKTKWDQPIPLELNEKWTRWTALFQYLNQIRVPRCYFPELSIKEVVSLQLYIFADASEEAYACVAYLRAEFPGSVIRVALVGGKAKVAPLKTLSIPRLELNGAVIGVRLRKAIINGHTHKIDKTVMWTDSKTVLAWINADHRRYRQFVACRVGEILSKSRRSGGTYRANNPWFGEFFLGVPETQWLSEINPAVETTDEELRPCLVHSEVILKSVINWERFSNWTRLLGAVAYVLRYRKILQLSPYMDDAGIIRSDSRILEALFAAYDTRFPIILPKEHVVTRMLLEWYHRTFLHVNGETVVNEVRQRFYVSTLRTIVRQIARECVMYKANKAVPVIPRIAPLPVARVKAFERTFSYVRIDYFGPIAVRVNRSTAKRWIALFTCLTTRAIHLEVVHTLTTESCKQAIRRFVGRRGSPAEIRSDQGTNFVEANNELRKEMIAIDGQLAESFTNTNTRWIFNPPAAPDMAGAWERLNSERGDTGYSCDRSESVVNSRPLTFIPLEAEQIEALTPNHFLLPSSRGVVQPPKEQAESTMVCRGNWKLCQAMLNQSWRRWVREYLPTIARRTKWFEETKPIEVGDLVVIVEEKIRNGWVRVVQVMKGSDGRIRDAMIQTADGIKRRPVAKLARQDVDGGKTGAGSPDQPYGSGNVTEDRTSPSSTPRLQESAARRVQD